Within Pseudobacteriovorax antillogorgiicola, the genomic segment TCAAGGATGGCTATGCAGCGGTGGCCTTCGTCTTACGAATACCGCTGAAGTACTACGGAAGTATTGACTTAGGTATGTCTGCTTAAGTGGATTCAGAGCCTCGACTATATTCTAGGTTTTGTAGTTTGACTCTGTTAGCATCAGAAAATTTGATGTTAACCACGAGGAAAATCATGCCAAACATCTACGATTTCTCTGCGGAGACCATAACGGGCGAGCAACAGCCCTTAAGTGCATTCAAAGGCCAAGCTATGCTCATTGTTAACGTGGCCAGTGCGTGTGGGTTGACCCCTCACTATGAAGGGCTCCAGAGCCTTTACAGCGAATATAAAGATCAGGGTTTCACGGTTCTAGGTTTTCCGTGCAACCAGTTTGGGGCTCAGGAACCTGGCAGTCATGAAGAGATAAAATCTTTTTGCGAAACTAAGTTTGGCGTATCGTTTCCTATGTTTGCCAAAATCGATGTTAATGGCGATCAAGCCCATCCACTCTACAAATTCCTGAAGAATGAGAAAAAGGGGAACGAGGGTGATGATATCGAATGGAACTTTGCGAAGTTTTTAATCAACAAAGAAGGTGAGGTGGTGGAACGATTTCACCCCAAAGTAGAGCCGAAAGATATTAAACCGTCGATCAATTCGCTATTATAAGAAAGGGGCTGTTGAAGCCCCTTTTTATTCTATTTCTTACCGATAAACTCTTGGCCATTGAGGTATGGACGGAGCGCTTCAGGAATAAAGATACTACCATCAGCCTGTTGATGAACCTCAATAAATGGAATTAAGACCCGAGGTGTAGCAATCGCTGTGTTGTTCAGTGTATAGCAAAAGTTTTTCTTCTTGTTGCTATCCTTGTAGCGAATCTTCAAGCGACGGGCCTGAAAATCGTGAAACGTAGAGCAGCTATGAGTTTCACTATACGCATTGCGAGATGGCATCCAAGTTTCAATGTCATGCTTTCTCACCTGCCCTTGCCCTAGATCTCCCGTACAGACGTAAACAACCTGATAAGGAAGCTCCAGAGCCTGCATAATCTGCTCAGAATTATTGAGAAGTTCGTTGTGTAGGGCTTCAGAGTCCGCCTCGTCAGCTTTGGCAATAATCACCTGCTCTACTTTCTGAAATTGATGAAC encodes:
- a CDS encoding glutathione peroxidase, which produces MPNIYDFSAETITGEQQPLSAFKGQAMLIVNVASACGLTPHYEGLQSLYSEYKDQGFTVLGFPCNQFGAQEPGSHEEIKSFCETKFGVSFPMFAKIDVNGDQAHPLYKFLKNEKKGNEGDDIEWNFAKFLINKEGEVVERFHPKVEPKDIKPSINSLL